A portion of the Sagittula stellata E-37 genome contains these proteins:
- the tnpB gene encoding IS66 family insertion sequence element accessory protein TnpB → MSLYMKRLEAGKFIWPTSGSGEAVQFGYLLEGIDWRNPRWTQRPGKAGQNPAMT, encoded by the coding sequence ATGTCGCTCTACATGAAGCGGCTCGAAGCGGGGAAATTCATCTGGCCGACGAGCGGATCTGGCGAGGCTGTCCAGTTTGGCTATCTTCTGGAAGGCATCGACTGGCGCAACCCGCGCTGGACGCAAAGGCCAGGAAAGGCAGGGCAAAACCCTGCCATGACGTGA
- a CDS encoding XRE family transcriptional regulator, whose product MTEGMTANFIDLAIQQSGKSDEEISVAMNYSRPNIVKMLRVGAIRLPLDRIADFAAATGANAYELLELSLEEFGSGKPRVRDLPGHSAVEGSVNIRAPMEVCERFKALCSAERRTQGQMLERLLMMHDRHLADAGDTDL is encoded by the coding sequence ATGACTGAAGGTATGACCGCCAACTTCATCGACCTGGCGATCCAGCAAAGTGGTAAGAGCGACGAAGAAATTTCCGTTGCGATGAACTACTCCAGGCCCAACATCGTCAAGATGCTCCGCGTTGGCGCGATCCGGCTTCCGCTAGACCGTATTGCCGATTTTGCAGCTGCAACAGGGGCAAACGCCTACGAATTGCTTGAACTGTCGCTGGAGGAGTTCGGATCAGGCAAGCCGCGAGTTCGGGATTTGCCTGGACACTCGGCAGTCGAAGGCAGCGTCAACATTCGTGCCCCGATGGAGGTTTGCGAACGCTTCAAGGCGCTCTGTTCTGCGGAACGAAGGACGCAAGGACAGATGCTGGAGCGGTTGCTCATGATGCATGATCGGCACCTTGCTGACGCCGGTGACACTGACCTTTAA
- a CDS encoding NAD-dependent epimerase/dehydratase family protein: MRIFITGTAGFIGYHLARLLLDEGHVVAGFDGMTDYYDVTLKQRRHAMLLQSPGFSATEAMLEDQGALDAAIDAFGPEVVVHLAGQAGVRYSLENPRAYVDANVTGTFNVMEGALRHRVGHLMMASTSSVYGANTQMPFAETDKADTPMTIYAATKKATEAMGHAYAHLHGLPTTMFRFFTVYGPWGRPDMALFKFVKATLEGQPIDVYNHGDMFRDFTYVEDLVRAIRLLMTEAVPERPEDGVVPEGDSLSPVAPYRVVNIGNSRSERLTDFIAAIEDALGMTATRNMMDMQPGDVPATWADAGLLERLTGYRPETDMREGVKRFVDWYRDYYRA, translated from the coding sequence ATGCGCATCTTCATCACCGGCACCGCCGGTTTCATCGGCTACCACCTCGCCCGGCTCCTGCTGGACGAGGGCCACGTGGTGGCGGGCTTCGACGGCATGACGGACTACTACGACGTCACGTTGAAGCAGCGTCGCCATGCCATGCTGCTGCAGTCCCCCGGCTTCTCCGCCACCGAGGCCATGCTGGAGGACCAAGGCGCGCTGGACGCCGCCATAGACGCCTTCGGCCCGGAGGTGGTGGTGCATCTCGCGGGGCAGGCCGGGGTGCGCTATTCGCTCGAAAACCCGCGCGCCTACGTCGATGCCAACGTCACCGGCACCTTCAACGTGATGGAGGGCGCGCTGCGCCACCGGGTGGGACACCTGATGATGGCCTCGACCTCCTCTGTCTACGGCGCCAACACGCAGATGCCCTTTGCCGAGACCGACAAGGCCGACACGCCGATGACGATCTACGCCGCCACCAAGAAGGCGACGGAGGCGATGGGCCACGCCTATGCCCACCTGCACGGTCTGCCGACCACCATGTTCCGCTTCTTCACTGTCTACGGGCCCTGGGGACGGCCGGACATGGCGCTCTTCAAGTTCGTGAAGGCGACGCTGGAGGGCCAGCCGATCGACGTCTACAACCACGGCGACATGTTCCGCGACTTCACCTACGTCGAGGATCTGGTGCGGGCCATCCGGCTGCTGATGACGGAGGCGGTGCCGGAGCGCCCGGAGGACGGCGTGGTGCCGGAGGGCGACAGCCTCAGCCCCGTGGCCCCCTACCGGGTGGTGAACATCGGCAATTCCCGGTCGGAGCGGCTGACGGATTTCATCGCGGCCATCGAGGACGCGCTGGGGATGACCGCCACGCGCAACATGATGGACATGCAGCCCGGCGACGTGCCCGCCACATGGGCGGATGCGGGGCTGCTGGAGCGGCTGACCGGCTACCGTCCGGAAACCGACATGCGCGAGGGCGTGAAGCGCTTCGTCGACTGGTATCGCGACTACTACCGTGCCTGA
- a CDS encoding dihydrolipoyl dehydrogenase, which yields MTDLTCDVAVIGAGTAGLAAERSARRQGARTLLIDPAFNGTTCATVGCMPSKLLIAAARAAHRARNAGLFGVHTEGVRVDGPAVMARLRAERDRFAASVRDGFDDLPEGTRVKARARFTGPATLELDDGRRVEARAVVIATGSSPMVPEPYQALGDAVLTNETVFELPDLPRRLAVIGGGVIGLELAQAMARLGVAVALFDMEERLAGVRDDAVHAALKDAMASEMDLHLGVTPEPRAEDGGVRIDWDGKSAWFERVLVATGRPPNVKGLDLEAAGLELHDHGMPQVDESTLQCGDAPIFMAGDVNGLRPVLHEASDEGAIAGRNAVAFPGTQRSARKVAFTITYTEPPLVSVGDAPGEIVGQADYTNQGRASVDGENTGLAKLYADREGRICGADLFCPGADHLGHLLAWSMATGATAGDLLDQPFYHPTLEEGLRSALRDICKAVPLPSPADRDPGNPPGV from the coding sequence ATGACGGACTTGACGTGTGACGTGGCGGTGATCGGCGCCGGAACGGCGGGGCTTGCGGCAGAGCGCAGCGCCCGCAGGCAGGGTGCGCGGACGCTGCTGATCGATCCGGCCTTCAACGGCACCACCTGCGCGACGGTAGGCTGCATGCCTTCGAAACTGCTGATCGCGGCGGCCCGCGCGGCGCACCGGGCGCGCAACGCCGGGCTGTTCGGCGTGCACACGGAGGGCGTCCGGGTCGACGGGCCGGCGGTCATGGCACGGCTGCGCGCCGAGCGGGACCGCTTTGCCGCCTCGGTGCGCGATGGCTTCGACGACCTGCCCGAGGGCACGCGGGTGAAGGCACGGGCGCGCTTCACCGGCCCCGCCACGCTGGAACTGGACGACGGACGCCGGGTGGAGGCCCGCGCGGTGGTGATCGCCACCGGCTCCTCCCCCATGGTTCCCGAACCTTATCAGGCGCTTGGCGACGCGGTGCTGACCAACGAGACGGTTTTCGAGCTGCCCGACCTGCCGCGCCGGCTGGCGGTGATCGGCGGCGGCGTGATCGGGCTGGAACTGGCGCAGGCCATGGCCCGGCTGGGGGTCGCCGTGGCGCTTTTCGACATGGAGGAGCGGCTGGCCGGCGTGCGCGACGACGCGGTGCACGCCGCGCTGAAGGACGCCATGGCCAGCGAGATGGACCTGCACCTTGGCGTGACGCCGGAGCCCCGGGCCGAGGACGGTGGGGTGCGCATCGACTGGGACGGAAAGTCGGCCTGGTTCGAGCGGGTGCTGGTCGCCACCGGGCGGCCGCCGAACGTGAAAGGCCTGGACCTGGAGGCCGCGGGGCTGGAGCTCCACGATCACGGAATGCCGCAAGTGGATGAAAGCACGCTACAATGTGGCGATGCTCCGATTTTTATGGCGGGTGACGTGAACGGTCTGCGCCCGGTGCTGCACGAGGCCTCGGACGAGGGCGCGATCGCCGGGCGCAACGCGGTGGCCTTTCCCGGCACGCAACGCTCGGCGCGCAAGGTGGCCTTCACCATTACCTACACGGAGCCGCCGCTGGTCTCGGTGGGCGACGCCCCGGGCGAGATCGTCGGCCAAGCCGATTACACCAATCAGGGGCGCGCCAGCGTGGACGGGGAAAACACAGGTCTTGCAAAGCTTTACGCGGACCGGGAGGGGCGGATTTGCGGCGCGGACCTGTTCTGTCCCGGCGCCGATCACCTGGGCCATCTGCTGGCCTGGTCGATGGCCACCGGCGCCACGGCGGGCGACCTGCTGGACCAGCCCTTCTACCATCCGACGCTGGAGGAAGGTCTGAGATCCGCTCTGCGCGACATCTGCAAGGCGGTGCCCCTGCCCTCGCCCGCCGACCGTGATCCGGGCAATCCGCCCGGGGTATGA
- a CDS encoding ParA family protein: MPVIAFANSKGGSGKTTSALLLAQALAAHRPTTLIDADPRHPITTWAEKPGRPDTLSVVTNESEKTILDEIEEAAARDPFVIIDLEGTASRLMSYAISQSDLVIIPMKEQQQDALAALDVIQEIHRDMKATRRKIPYSVLFTQSRAAVKSRTARHIATQFRGNTHIDCFETEIHDRDAFAAMFSMGGTVAGMSPKFVNGLDKATENIEAFRAEVIARLRSIREAAEKGRAA; encoded by the coding sequence ATGCCGGTGATTGCATTCGCCAATTCCAAGGGCGGCAGCGGGAAGACGACTAGCGCGCTTCTCTTGGCTCAAGCCCTTGCCGCCCATCGTCCGACAACCCTGATCGACGCTGACCCCAGGCACCCGATCACCACTTGGGCCGAGAAACCCGGCCGCCCCGACACGCTGAGCGTCGTCACCAACGAGAGCGAGAAGACCATCCTCGACGAGATCGAGGAGGCCGCCGCCCGCGACCCCTTTGTCATCATCGATCTCGAAGGCACCGCCTCGCGCCTGATGAGCTATGCGATCTCGCAGTCGGATCTCGTGATCATCCCGATGAAGGAGCAGCAGCAAGACGCTTTGGCTGCGCTCGACGTGATCCAGGAGATCCACCGCGATATGAAGGCGACGCGGCGCAAAATCCCCTACTCTGTGCTGTTCACCCAAAGCCGAGCGGCTGTGAAGTCACGCACCGCACGGCACATCGCGACGCAGTTCCGCGGCAATACCCATATCGACTGCTTCGAGACCGAGATCCATGACCGTGACGCCTTCGCGGCGATGTTCTCAATGGGCGGTACGGTGGCCGGCATGTCGCCGAAGTTCGTCAACGGGCTCGACAAGGCCACAGAGAACATCGAGGCTTTCCGTGCGGAAGTCATCGCACGGCTGCGTTCCATCCGCGAAGCGGCCGAAAAGGGCAGGGCGGCATGA
- a CDS encoding polysaccharide biosynthesis tyrosine autokinase yields MKHLDAQQPSRTMYSMLNSEDEAIDISKLVGVLWRGKLLLLMAIAVCGGIGFYSAFFVAVPKYRATASLVLNTQGEQVVDIESVVSGVSKDTTSINTQLEVIRSRSLIGKLVNELDLMNDPEFNSALRPPPRFSLRRITLKFRDFLATVIPGHEAPEASATPGAVSAQSPSNRFDSVVSSVRSVINPNSLRYTYVMNISVTTTDRRKSQQMANTLAELYIRDQIEVKYQATENATTWLSQRLVELEQELDAKESELKALRSVSTVSSPEGLFALNVQVQDLRSKLITARNRSQETEALISDIARIRLLPEIEQAREWLSSDDPVIQRLARQVVNGDNGAQGLLEERVAERLSDARQQLLRLETQEQTLQNGIADLEETLDTQTVSLQEVQQAERDIQASRTLYETFLTRLKETSVQRGMQQADSRILSAATPGVYTEPLKGRIVLLGGLIGFCLGAAFLFVRQFTTRHVRSSSELEEVTNLPVLGQIPVMPQLQRNSLIPYLYENPTSMTAEAVRNLRTSLLMCDLDRQPQIIMVTSSIPGEGKTTNSISLAQNLVGLGKRVLLMECDIRRQTLSQYFDVSRSTAGLLTALSGSKPLNEVIFHDSRLGADVLLGERSKVNAADTFSSEAFSSFLQELRKHYDFVILDTPPVLVAADARIVGQQVDATLYAVAWDSTSRKQVREGLQMLDTVNVPVTGLILTKIDPKGMERYGYADSYGSYAYRNSSYYGT; encoded by the coding sequence ATGAAGCATCTTGATGCCCAGCAGCCCAGCCGCACCATGTATTCCATGCTTAACAGTGAAGACGAAGCCATCGATATTTCGAAGTTGGTCGGCGTGCTGTGGCGCGGCAAGTTGCTACTTTTGATGGCCATCGCCGTCTGCGGAGGCATCGGATTTTACAGTGCCTTTTTCGTGGCTGTTCCCAAGTACCGGGCAACGGCCAGCCTTGTCCTGAACACCCAAGGCGAACAGGTCGTAGACATTGAAAGCGTAGTTTCTGGAGTATCAAAGGACACCACGTCCATCAATACCCAGCTCGAAGTCATCCGTTCGAGATCCCTTATCGGCAAGCTTGTCAATGAACTGGATCTAATGAATGATCCGGAATTCAATTCCGCCCTCCGCCCCCCGCCGCGATTTTCTCTGCGCCGCATCACCCTCAAATTCAGGGATTTCCTTGCAACCGTGATCCCAGGACACGAGGCACCCGAAGCGTCGGCAACGCCCGGTGCCGTGTCCGCCCAGAGCCCCTCCAACCGCTTCGATTCCGTCGTGTCATCGGTTCGGAGCGTCATAAACCCGAACAGCCTGCGCTACACTTACGTCATGAACATTTCGGTGACGACGACCGACCGAAGGAAGTCGCAGCAAATGGCAAATACGCTGGCCGAACTCTACATACGCGACCAGATCGAGGTCAAATACCAAGCGACGGAAAATGCGACTACATGGCTCTCGCAGCGCCTCGTCGAGCTTGAGCAGGAACTCGATGCAAAAGAAAGCGAGCTCAAAGCGCTTCGCAGCGTCTCCACAGTGTCTTCTCCGGAAGGGTTGTTCGCACTCAATGTACAGGTGCAGGATCTCCGTTCGAAACTGATCACCGCCCGCAATCGCTCGCAGGAAACCGAGGCACTGATTTCCGATATAGCTCGCATCCGACTTCTGCCGGAGATAGAGCAGGCCCGCGAATGGCTTTCCTCCGATGATCCGGTCATCCAGCGCCTCGCACGACAGGTGGTCAATGGAGATAACGGCGCGCAGGGTCTTCTGGAGGAACGTGTCGCCGAGCGGCTGAGCGATGCGCGTCAGCAACTGCTACGATTGGAGACCCAAGAACAGACGCTCCAGAATGGCATCGCGGACCTTGAAGAGACGCTCGACACGCAGACCGTTAGCCTTCAGGAGGTGCAGCAGGCCGAACGCGACATCCAAGCCTCCCGCACCCTTTACGAAACCTTCTTGACCCGTCTCAAGGAGACCTCCGTACAGCGTGGAATGCAGCAGGCGGACAGCCGCATTCTGTCCGCAGCCACACCCGGAGTCTACACCGAGCCGCTGAAAGGCCGGATTGTTCTGCTGGGCGGCCTCATCGGTTTCTGCCTGGGCGCCGCCTTCCTGTTCGTCAGGCAGTTCACGACACGACACGTACGGTCGTCCAGCGAGCTTGAAGAAGTGACAAACCTTCCGGTACTGGGTCAGATTCCGGTGATGCCGCAATTGCAGCGGAACAGCCTGATCCCCTACCTGTACGAGAACCCAACCTCGATGACCGCAGAGGCCGTCCGCAACCTCCGCACCTCTCTGCTGATGTGCGACCTCGACCGGCAGCCGCAGATCATCATGGTCACATCCTCCATTCCAGGAGAAGGCAAGACCACCAACTCGATCAGTCTTGCCCAGAACCTCGTCGGCTTGGGCAAGCGGGTCTTGCTGATGGAATGCGACATCCGCCGCCAGACACTATCGCAGTATTTCGACGTGTCGCGGTCGACGGCCGGCCTCCTGACGGCCCTGTCCGGCAGCAAGCCCCTCAATGAGGTGATCTTCCACGACAGCCGGCTCGGCGCAGATGTTCTGCTGGGCGAACGCAGCAAGGTGAATGCCGCCGACACGTTCTCTTCAGAAGCGTTTTCCTCCTTCCTCCAAGAGCTGCGCAAACATTATGACTTCGTGATCTTGGATACGCCGCCCGTCTTGGTCGCCGCAGACGCCCGGATCGTCGGCCAGCAGGTGGATGCGACGCTCTATGCCGTCGCATGGGACAGTACGAGCCGCAAGCAAGTGCGCGAAGGCCTTCAAATGCTGGACACGGTAAACGTCCCCGTTACCGGGCTTATCCTTACTAAGATCGATCCAAAAGGTATGGAGCGCTACGGCTACGCGGACAGCTATGGTTCATACGCCTACCGAAATTCCAGCTACTACGGAACGTAA
- a CDS encoding glycosyltransferase family 4 protein, with translation MARGHLEAAGLSDRIISPRGNALARRLSGMSLTGHGTVRRATALSMSAWSRVRTPLDRKHLRTLDAYFSFYAGIPNSVHAAKVPNGIYIHDLIPFLYPQHVSDQQRRVLARILRSIRPGSLVVVNSLCTKRDVATRLGLNLGDIVVVPLAADTATFHPVTDAARIAGAKAQYGLPDGRYTLTLHSAAPHKNMPRLLRSHAAYRAQRGPEAVPLVIAGGKGDPKADILASGKVSPKDLEGVVFAGFVDDDDLAPLYSGAEAFFFPSLYEGFGLPVLEALLCGVPAFVADAASLPEVMAPLPQALRGPDRLLDPEDDSAWTAAFLRAEQAAHLTPRDIAPLHETFSWSRSGQALTDAIRAHVHKYEGTASR, from the coding sequence ATGGCGCGCGGCCATCTCGAGGCTGCCGGGCTTTCTGATCGCATAATTTCGCCGCGCGGCAATGCGCTGGCCCGTCGGCTTTCGGGGATGTCGCTTACGGGTCATGGCACGGTCCGACGGGCCACTGCACTTTCCATGAGTGCTTGGAGCCGGGTGAGGACGCCGCTGGACCGGAAACATCTGCGCACTCTTGATGCGTATTTTTCATTCTACGCGGGCATCCCGAATTCGGTGCACGCTGCGAAGGTGCCGAACGGGATATACATCCACGATCTTATTCCTTTCCTGTATCCCCAGCATGTCAGTGATCAGCAAAGGCGCGTGCTGGCGCGAATCCTGCGCTCGATTCGGCCCGGGAGTCTCGTCGTCGTGAATTCCCTGTGTACGAAACGTGACGTGGCCACGCGTCTTGGGCTGAACCTTGGAGACATCGTAGTCGTGCCGCTGGCGGCAGACACCGCTACGTTCCATCCGGTGACAGATGCCGCGCGCATCGCTGGAGCAAAGGCGCAGTACGGCCTGCCGGACGGCAGATATACTCTGACCTTGCATTCTGCCGCGCCACACAAGAACATGCCTCGGTTGTTGCGGTCCCATGCCGCCTATCGTGCGCAACGTGGCCCCGAGGCGGTGCCGCTGGTTATCGCCGGCGGTAAGGGCGACCCCAAGGCGGATATACTGGCCTCTGGCAAGGTGTCGCCCAAGGACCTCGAAGGCGTCGTCTTTGCGGGGTTCGTGGACGACGATGATTTGGCGCCACTATACTCTGGGGCCGAAGCGTTCTTTTTTCCCTCGCTTTACGAAGGGTTCGGGCTACCCGTGCTCGAGGCGCTACTATGCGGAGTACCAGCATTCGTGGCTGACGCTGCCAGCCTGCCCGAAGTCATGGCGCCCCTCCCGCAAGCGTTGCGAGGCCCAGACCGGCTGCTCGATCCGGAGGACGATTCGGCCTGGACTGCAGCCTTCTTGCGGGCAGAGCAGGCCGCGCACCTGACACCCCGGGACATCGCGCCGCTTCACGAGACTTTTTCTTGGTCCCGGTCGGGGCAGGCCCTCACGGATGCGATCCGGGCACATGTTCACAAATACGAAGGCACGGCGTCACGGTGA
- a CDS encoding glycosyltransferase family 4 protein → MKIVILWSNYSGYWAACWRRLVAIPGVELFVLAFTAPAASPFDTHLLEGIPHRLLSESERQDATLVAELVKAQAPDVIQIVGWFVPAYRKVAWDPALAEVRKAISVDTPFLSQKQVLTKYRYGGYLREIDGAGATGERSWQYLRRLGFAGDRLRRHMYGVDEELAAQIHAARRETAGQGAKQAFLFVGRYAREKGLDVLVEGYRQYRLQSAAPWDLICCGRGPEGALLQNQPGVTDMGFVQPSDMAERFRCAGAYVITSRFDPWPLAIPEAALAGLPVIASDACGSAVEIVRPHYNGFIVPSGQPAEFARAMLHMENAPLDTWGERAREHAAAFTATLWATRWHEFLSALVDMPKRKEVS, encoded by the coding sequence GTGAAGATCGTCATTCTCTGGTCCAACTATTCCGGCTACTGGGCGGCCTGCTGGCGCAGGCTGGTGGCTATTCCGGGTGTCGAGCTTTTCGTGCTGGCATTCACCGCGCCAGCGGCCAGCCCCTTCGACACGCACCTGCTTGAGGGTATCCCGCACCGTTTGCTGTCCGAGAGCGAACGGCAGGATGCCACCTTGGTGGCGGAGTTGGTGAAGGCGCAGGCCCCCGACGTGATACAGATCGTCGGCTGGTTCGTGCCAGCCTACCGCAAGGTCGCCTGGGACCCGGCGTTGGCAGAGGTGCGCAAGGCGATCTCCGTCGACACGCCGTTCCTGTCGCAAAAGCAGGTGCTGACGAAATACCGCTACGGCGGCTACCTGCGCGAGATCGATGGCGCGGGCGCCACTGGGGAACGCAGCTGGCAGTATCTGCGGCGGTTAGGGTTCGCAGGCGACCGGCTGAGGCGGCACATGTACGGTGTGGACGAGGAGCTCGCGGCACAGATCCATGCGGCCCGCCGGGAAACGGCAGGGCAGGGGGCGAAGCAGGCCTTCCTCTTCGTCGGGCGCTACGCGCGGGAGAAGGGGCTCGACGTGCTGGTCGAAGGCTACCGTCAGTACCGCCTGCAAAGTGCCGCGCCCTGGGATCTGATCTGCTGCGGCCGGGGCCCGGAAGGTGCGTTGTTGCAAAACCAGCCGGGCGTGACCGACATGGGATTTGTGCAACCCTCCGACATGGCGGAGCGCTTCCGCTGCGCTGGGGCCTATGTCATCACCTCGCGCTTTGACCCTTGGCCGCTGGCCATCCCCGAGGCGGCGCTAGCGGGCCTGCCAGTCATCGCCTCCGACGCCTGCGGTTCGGCGGTCGAGATTGTGCGCCCGCATTACAACGGTTTCATTGTCCCCTCTGGCCAGCCCGCGGAATTCGCCCGTGCCATGCTGCACATGGAGAATGCGCCGCTCGACACTTGGGGAGAGCGTGCGCGCGAACATGCCGCCGCCTTCACGGCGACGCTTTGGGCCACACGCTGGCACGAATTCCTCTCGGCGCTGGTGGACATGCCGAAGCGGAAGGAGGTGTCATGA
- a CDS encoding glycosyltransferase family 4 protein, which produces MKLVTYLHVSRCLEPCGGVGRHANNLVRRLAGEKGVEQTLLCSTQYVGADGLMPGNFPLSDLPRATIPMNELPFERVIRLAGMPALDRFGPKADWYYSPMETPLPVRRGVASACTVHDIAAFETNLPWSDTPGHHRIRRTWGFWMPKVLRHVDRILTVSQYSKERMVTLLGADPDRIHVVGNGVDRVFFDRGAALAGQAEKRDEIVVLGGLRYKKGADHVLEVAAELARRGSPLRIVVIGQNEQAYVDRAGAHPNVEIYYMLPDAEVVERMAHARAVMLLSLYEGFGIPPLEGMALGTPAVVSDIASLPEVVGDAGLVVDPASTGEIVDRLEVLRTDSALYADLVAKGREHVKAYSWEACFARLLEVLR; this is translated from the coding sequence ATGAAGCTCGTCACCTACCTGCATGTCTCGCGCTGCCTCGAACCCTGTGGCGGGGTGGGGCGACACGCCAACAACCTCGTGCGGCGTCTGGCGGGGGAGAAAGGCGTGGAACAGACGCTGCTCTGTTCCACGCAATACGTTGGTGCAGACGGGCTGATGCCGGGGAACTTTCCACTCTCCGACCTGCCGCGTGCCACGATCCCCATGAACGAGCTGCCGTTTGAACGGGTCATCCGGTTGGCTGGGATGCCCGCGCTGGATCGCTTCGGGCCGAAAGCCGACTGGTACTATTCGCCGATGGAGACGCCTCTCCCCGTGCGCCGTGGCGTGGCCAGTGCCTGCACGGTGCACGACATCGCCGCCTTCGAGACTAATCTGCCCTGGTCGGATACGCCCGGCCACCATCGCATCCGCCGGACGTGGGGGTTTTGGATGCCGAAGGTGCTGCGCCATGTCGACCGCATCCTGACTGTCTCGCAATACTCCAAGGAGCGGATGGTGACTCTGCTGGGGGCGGACCCTGACCGTATCCACGTGGTCGGCAACGGTGTCGACCGGGTGTTCTTTGACCGGGGCGCCGCGCTTGCCGGACAGGCGGAGAAGAGGGATGAGATCGTGGTGCTGGGCGGTTTGCGCTATAAGAAGGGCGCCGATCACGTGCTGGAGGTGGCGGCGGAGCTGGCGCGGCGCGGCTCGCCATTGCGGATCGTGGTGATCGGGCAGAACGAGCAGGCCTATGTTGACCGGGCTGGGGCGCATCCCAACGTGGAGATCTATTACATGCTGCCCGATGCCGAGGTCGTCGAGCGCATGGCCCATGCCCGTGCGGTTATGCTGCTGTCGCTCTACGAGGGGTTCGGCATTCCGCCGCTCGAAGGCATGGCGCTCGGCACGCCTGCGGTGGTATCGGACATCGCCTCCCTACCCGAGGTGGTGGGCGACGCGGGGCTGGTAGTCGACCCGGCAAGTACCGGCGAGATCGTCGACCGGCTCGAGGTACTACGCACCGACTCCGCCCTTTATGCCGACTTGGTGGCGAAGGGTCGTGAACACGTGAAGGCCTACAGCTGGGAGGCCTGTTTCGCCCGCCTGCTGGAGGTGCTGCGATGA
- a CDS encoding glycosyltransferase, with protein sequence MIALLTLGLYPSSGGPAKSIRAFRDALGAEVVSWVDPAELVAQDLIWDRTTVVTGSAAPVLKQLQIPVNGSTTAAERLIAQSRLVSVHSFWRWHNAWIHKVCRRHGVPYWYVPHGSLDPYVFESGATTKRLFMRGVGRTFLRDAATVVYSTEREREKARDIVGHDRAEVIHWPLADSDFRKRDSSVRAATRARLGIPEQAVTFLYFGRLSPMKRPLDTIRAFSAAETGGAHLIIVGNDFGITAADCRRVAAEAGVANRVHVIGAVYGAEKYGYLDAADVYMSLSSRENFNYTAAEALASGLVLILSPGNDLAPDLACLSGVIRLADDSPETTLDALQAVAGQGVQALAAQGAAGAVWAREHLSKARFDAAVAAAADRHAGLRPPYGARSADLQEQS encoded by the coding sequence ATGATCGCGCTGCTGACGCTCGGCCTCTACCCGTCCTCGGGCGGTCCTGCAAAGTCGATCCGCGCCTTCCGCGATGCATTGGGGGCGGAGGTCGTGTCTTGGGTGGACCCGGCAGAACTCGTCGCCCAAGACTTGATTTGGGACAGGACCACCGTGGTCACGGGCAGCGCCGCCCCGGTGCTGAAGCAGTTACAGATCCCGGTGAACGGCAGCACCACCGCCGCCGAACGGCTCATCGCGCAAAGCCGCCTCGTGTCAGTGCATTCGTTCTGGCGCTGGCACAACGCGTGGATCCACAAGGTTTGCCGCAGGCACGGCGTGCCCTATTGGTATGTGCCGCACGGCAGCCTCGATCCCTATGTCTTTGAAAGTGGGGCGACAACGAAGCGGCTGTTCATGCGCGGTGTGGGCCGGACCTTCCTGCGCGATGCGGCAACGGTAGTCTACTCGACTGAGCGTGAACGTGAGAAGGCCCGCGACATCGTCGGCCATGATCGGGCGGAGGTGATCCACTGGCCGCTGGCCGACAGCGATTTCAGAAAGCGTGATTCGAGCGTGCGGGCGGCGACCCGCGCCCGGCTGGGCATTCCCGAACAGGCCGTGACCTTCCTGTACTTTGGGCGGCTCTCGCCCATGAAGCGTCCGCTGGACACCATCCGCGCATTTTCTGCGGCCGAGACCGGGGGGGCGCATCTGATTATTGTCGGCAACGATTTCGGCATCACAGCCGCAGACTGTCGCCGGGTGGCCGCCGAGGCGGGGGTGGCGAACCGCGTTCATGTAATCGGTGCGGTCTACGGGGCAGAAAAATACGGCTATCTCGACGCGGCGGATGTCTACATGTCGCTGTCGAGCCGCGAGAACTTCAACTATACCGCTGCCGAGGCGCTGGCCTCCGGTCTCGTGCTGATCCTTTCGCCAGGCAACGATCTCGCCCCGGACCTAGCCTGTCTGAGCGGTGTGATACGGCTGGCGGACGACTCCCCCGAAACCACCCTCGACGCGCTGCAGGCCGTCGCCGGGCAAGGCGTGCAGGCACTGGCCGCCCAGGGTGCCGCAGGTGCCGTCTGGGCGCGCGAGCACCTGTCGAAAGCTCGGTTCGATGCGGCAGTGGCCGCCGCCGCTGACCGACATGCCGGGTTGCGGCCCCCATACGGTGCGCGATCCGCTGACCTTCAGGAGCAGTCCTAA